Proteins encoded together in one Bacteroides ovatus window:
- a CDS encoding ATP-binding protein — MKEQTNYDYEKYVQIAQMAKMGWWESDLKNKEYICSDFIVDLLGLESNRISFTEFHQRIREDHRLRLKNEYMSLSYLETYEQMFPIRAKDGEIWVYSKINFQKPDKEGYRNMTGLLQYIDRPIDTTNENIDFFQVSNLLYQQTNISYSLLAFLQCDDVTQVVNKTLGDLLNQFLGDRIYIFEINRKEQRQDCTYEVTAEGISKEQEFLSNIPWDPSTWWNHQIAERRAIILNTLDDMPEEAAEYRQTLEMQDIKSLMVVPLISKEEVWGYMGIDMVRTQRSWSNVDYQCFSSLANIISICIELRKSELQAKEDRLALDNSEKILRNIYKNLPAGVELYDKDGYLVDINDKELEIFGLSDKNEALGVNLFDNPNIPLEVKERLRAKEDVNFSINYDFSKINQYVDSRRNGIINLTTKVTALYDSQNRFINYLFINIDTTETTNAYTKIQEFENLFLLIGDYAKVGFAHFNVLTRDGYAQDTWYRNLGEKEGTPMPQVIGVYAHVVPEDQAVLKNFVGEVKTGKATSLRKEVRVCRENGKYTWTSINVMVRDYRPQDGIIEMLCINYDITPLKETEQKLIIARDKAEELDRLKSAFLANMSHEIRTPLNAIVGFSSLLAETDSRSERQEYIKIVQENNELLLQLISDILDLSKIEAGTFNFVYTNVDVNETCTEIIKSMSMKVSKGVELIFEEPLLECYLYTDKNRFTQVISNFINNALKFTQQGSITLGYEQVSHQKIKFYVRDTGMGIPEEKQKSIFERFVKLNTFVQGTGLGLSICKSIVSQMGGEIGVDSTEGIGSCFWFTHPYHAAD, encoded by the coding sequence ATGAAAGAACAAACAAATTATGACTATGAAAAATACGTTCAGATAGCACAAATGGCCAAAATGGGATGGTGGGAGTCAGATTTGAAGAATAAAGAATATATCTGCTCTGACTTTATTGTTGACTTACTCGGCCTTGAAAGTAACCGCATCAGTTTCACCGAATTTCACCAAAGAATACGTGAAGATCACCGGCTGCGTCTTAAAAATGAATATATGTCTCTTTCTTATCTGGAGACATACGAACAGATGTTCCCAATCCGGGCAAAAGACGGAGAAATATGGGTGTACTCTAAGATTAATTTCCAAAAGCCCGATAAAGAGGGATATAGGAATATGACAGGCTTACTGCAATATATTGACAGACCGATCGATACTACGAATGAAAACATTGATTTCTTTCAAGTGAGCAATCTGCTTTACCAACAAACTAATATTTCATATTCATTGCTTGCTTTTCTGCAATGTGATGATGTCACTCAAGTGGTTAACAAGACATTAGGAGATCTCCTCAACCAGTTTTTGGGCGATCGTATCTATATCTTCGAAATAAACAGAAAAGAACAACGCCAGGATTGCACTTATGAGGTTACCGCCGAAGGAATATCCAAGGAACAGGAATTCTTGAGCAATATTCCCTGGGATCCTTCTACCTGGTGGAATCATCAGATAGCCGAAAGAAGGGCTATCATTCTGAACACGCTGGACGACATGCCCGAAGAAGCTGCGGAATATCGTCAGACGTTGGAGATGCAAGATATCAAGTCGCTGATGGTAGTTCCGCTAATCTCTAAAGAAGAGGTATGGGGCTATATGGGAATTGATATGGTAAGAACGCAGCGTAGCTGGAGCAATGTGGATTATCAATGCTTCTCCTCTCTTGCTAATATTATCAGTATTTGCATCGAATTGCGAAAGTCGGAATTACAAGCCAAAGAAGATCGTCTTGCTTTGGACAACAGCGAGAAGATATTGAGAAACATCTATAAGAACCTTCCGGCAGGCGTCGAACTTTACGACAAAGACGGTTATCTGGTAGATATTAATGATAAAGAGCTTGAAATATTCGGCTTGTCTGACAAGAATGAAGCATTGGGAGTTAATCTGTTCGACAATCCCAATATTCCTTTAGAGGTTAAAGAGAGATTGAGAGCGAAAGAAGATGTAAACTTCTCCATCAATTATGACTTCTCAAAAATAAATCAATATGTAGATAGCCGGAGAAATGGGATTATTAATCTTACTACTAAGGTTACTGCTCTCTATGATTCTCAAAATCGATTTATCAACTATCTGTTTATCAATATAGATACAACGGAAACGACCAATGCATACACCAAGATACAGGAGTTTGAGAATCTGTTTCTTCTAATCGGTGATTATGCCAAGGTAGGATTTGCTCATTTCAATGTATTGACAAGAGACGGATATGCCCAAGATACATGGTACAGGAATTTGGGTGAAAAAGAAGGTACTCCCATGCCACAGGTTATTGGAGTATATGCACATGTAGTTCCTGAAGATCAGGCTGTTCTGAAAAACTTTGTAGGTGAAGTGAAAACGGGAAAGGCAACCAGTTTGCGTAAAGAAGTTCGTGTATGCAGGGAGAATGGCAAATATACATGGACCAGCATCAATGTGATGGTCAGAGATTACCGTCCGCAAGACGGTATTATTGAGATGTTGTGTATCAATTATGACATCACGCCTTTGAAAGAGACTGAACAGAAATTGATTATAGCTCGTGACAAAGCGGAAGAACTGGATCGTCTGAAGTCGGCTTTCCTGGCTAACATGAGTCATGAGATCCGTACTCCTCTCAATGCAATTGTCGGTTTTTCCAGTCTTCTGGCAGAAACGGACAGCAGAAGCGAACGGCAGGAATATATCAAGATTGTGCAAGAGAATAATGAACTTCTCTTGCAACTGATATCGGATATTCTCGATCTTTCGAAAATCGAAGCGGGAACATTTAATTTTGTATATACCAATGTGGATGTAAATGAGACGTGTACTGAAATCATCAAATCAATGAGTATGAAAGTGAGTAAAGGTGTTGAATTGATTTTTGAGGAACCATTGCTGGAATGTTATCTCTATACGGATAAAAACAGATTCACCCAAGTAATCAGTAACTTTATAAATAACGCATTAAAGTTCACCCAGCAAGGCAGTATCACCCTGGGATATGAACAAGTATCCCATCAGAAAATAAAATTTTATGTGCGCGACACCGGAATGGGAATACCGGAAGAAAAGCAAAAGAGTATATTCGAACGTTTTGTGAAGCTCAATACCTTTGTTCAGGGTACAGGACTCGGACTTTCTATTTGCAAAAGCATTGTTTCCCAAATGGGAGGAGAAATTGGCGTGGATTCGACCGAAGGAATAGGTTCCTGCTTCTGGTTTACACATCCGTACCATGCTGCCGACTAG